From the Streptomyces nigrescens genome, one window contains:
- a CDS encoding FtsX-like permease family protein, which yields MSPLRSPAGSGGGHGDDRAPASPAPLATPRTGPGTWARDLAMGMRFAAGGGREGWIRTALTAAGVALGVAVLLLGASVPTLMDSWHGREKARENLGQSHEPLPADNTLRYASADTLFHGAPVRGRLVRPDGAHPPVPPGVRQLPGPGRMLVSPALKELLASPEGALLRERLDFRVAGVIGDEGLRGPRELTYLAQSATLAAPDGYRIDHFGKGWNPLPMRAPAVVLVIMTCVALMTPVMVFIGTSVRFGNERRERRLAALRLVGADVRTTRRIASGEALFGSLLGLVAGGALFLGGRQFASVITLWDINVFPSDVTPGPLAVALIAVLVPAAAVGVTLFAQRGVTVEPLGVVRNRPTVRRRLWWRVALPAVGALLLVPLAREFPWRDTPFNTVRLAAGAMLLLFGVTALLPWLVDAVVGRLHGGPVSWQLAVRRLQLSSGSATRAVSGITVAVAGAIAIHMLMTGMQTGYAQAYAESGKAPRIGLWGNAHDWPQVQRALTALRATPGVAAVRGTIDANVARRPAAGNSRSAGRYATIAVGSCAELRTLARVGSCRDGEVFLTGARGRDAALAPGAAVDLNPPDFQGDPAAPRPWKIPTAAREARLLHPGRAPDRVPYDLLATPSAVDIGRFRSPTMELKVTFDRGTPDAVEHIRTTAAHIDPTMNEFSAVDNPHDAQYSSVRNGLFAGAVVTLLLIGTGLIISTVEQLHERRRVLSTLDAYGTRRTTLGWSVLWQTAIPVVLGLGLALGCGLALGTLLLTMLDSVVTVDKPVVAGMTGIGGAVILFVTALSLPPLWRMMRPDGLRTE from the coding sequence ATGAGCCCGCTGCGCTCGCCCGCCGGCTCCGGCGGCGGGCACGGTGACGACCGCGCGCCGGCCTCCCCGGCCCCGCTCGCCACCCCGCGCACCGGCCCCGGGACCTGGGCCCGTGACCTCGCGATGGGGATGCGGTTCGCGGCCGGCGGGGGCCGCGAGGGCTGGATCCGTACGGCGCTGACGGCCGCCGGTGTCGCCCTGGGCGTGGCCGTCCTGCTGCTCGGCGCGTCCGTGCCCACGCTGATGGACTCCTGGCACGGCCGGGAGAAGGCCCGCGAGAACCTGGGCCAGTCACACGAGCCCCTGCCCGCCGACAACACCCTGCGCTACGCCTCGGCCGACACCCTCTTCCACGGTGCGCCGGTCCGCGGCCGCCTGGTGCGCCCGGACGGCGCGCATCCGCCGGTCCCGCCCGGCGTCCGCCAACTCCCCGGCCCCGGCCGGATGCTGGTCTCCCCGGCGCTCAAGGAACTGCTGGCCTCCCCCGAGGGCGCGCTGCTGCGCGAGCGGCTGGACTTCCGGGTGGCCGGTGTCATCGGCGACGAGGGTCTGCGCGGCCCGCGAGAGCTCACCTATCTCGCACAGAGCGCCACCCTGGCCGCGCCCGACGGCTATCGCATCGACCACTTCGGCAAGGGCTGGAACCCGCTGCCGATGCGGGCGCCCGCCGTGGTCCTGGTGATCATGACCTGTGTGGCGCTGATGACGCCGGTGATGGTCTTCATCGGCACCTCCGTACGGTTCGGCAACGAGCGCCGGGAGAGACGGCTGGCCGCGCTCCGGCTGGTCGGCGCCGATGTCCGCACGACCCGCCGGATCGCCTCGGGTGAGGCGCTGTTCGGCTCGCTGCTGGGGCTGGTGGCGGGCGGGGCGCTGTTCCTGGGCGGCCGGCAGTTCGCTTCGGTGATCACGCTGTGGGACATCAATGTCTTCCCCTCGGACGTGACGCCGGGGCCGCTCGCCGTGGCGCTGATCGCCGTGCTCGTGCCGGCGGCGGCGGTGGGGGTGACGCTGTTCGCGCAGCGCGGGGTCACCGTCGAGCCGCTGGGCGTCGTCCGCAACCGCCCGACGGTCCGCCGCCGGCTGTGGTGGCGGGTGGCGCTGCCCGCCGTGGGCGCCCTGCTGCTGGTGCCGCTGGCCCGGGAATTCCCGTGGCGGGACACCCCGTTCAACACCGTCCGGCTCGCGGCCGGGGCGATGCTGCTGCTGTTCGGTGTCACCGCGCTGCTGCCCTGGCTGGTGGACGCGGTGGTCGGCCGGCTGCACGGCGGCCCGGTGTCCTGGCAACTCGCCGTCCGCCGACTGCAGTTGAGCAGCGGCTCGGCCACCCGCGCGGTCAGCGGCATCACCGTCGCGGTGGCCGGCGCCATCGCGATCCATATGCTGATGACCGGTATGCAGACCGGTTACGCCCAGGCCTACGCCGAGTCCGGCAAGGCGCCGCGGATCGGGCTGTGGGGCAACGCCCACGACTGGCCGCAGGTCCAGCGGGCGCTCACCGCGCTGCGTGCCACCCCCGGGGTGGCGGCGGTCCGCGGCACGATCGACGCGAACGTCGCCCGCCGGCCCGCCGCCGGGAACTCCCGGTCCGCCGGCCGCTACGCGACGATCGCCGTCGGCAGCTGCGCCGAACTGCGCACCCTGGCCCGGGTGGGCTCCTGCCGGGACGGCGAGGTGTTCCTCACCGGCGCCCGGGGCCGGGACGCCGCCCTCGCGCCCGGCGCGGCCGTCGACCTCAACCCTCCGGACTTCCAGGGCGATCCGGCTGCGCCGCGGCCCTGGAAGATCCCCACGGCGGCCCGCGAGGCCCGGCTGCTCCACCCGGGACGCGCTCCCGACCGCGTCCCCTACGATCTGCTGGCCACGCCGTCCGCGGTCGACATCGGCCGGTTCCGGTCCCCCACCATGGAGCTCAAGGTCACCTTCGACCGTGGCACCCCGGACGCGGTGGAGCACATCCGCACCACCGCGGCCCATATCGACCCGACGATGAACGAGTTCTCCGCGGTCGACAATCCGCATGACGCGCAGTACTCCAGCGTCCGCAACGGCCTCTTCGCCGGCGCCGTCGTCACCCTGCTGCTGATCGGCACGGGCCTGATCATCTCCACCGTCGAGCAGCTCCACGAGCGCCGCCGGGTGCTGTCCACCCTCGATGCCTACGGCACCCGCCGCACCACCCTGGGCTGGTCGGTGCTGTGGCAGACCGCCATCCCGGTCGTGCTCGGCCTGGGCCTGGCGCTGGGCTGCGGACTGGCACTCGGGACGCTGCTGCTGACGATGCTGGACAGCGTGGTGACGGTGGACAAACCGGTGGTGGCGGGGATGACCGGTATCGGCGGCGCGGTGATCCTGTTCGTGACGGCGCTGAGCCTGCCGCCGCTGTGGCGGATGATGCGGCCCGACGGGCTGCGGACGGAGTGA